One stretch of Akkermansia sp. RCC_12PD DNA includes these proteins:
- a CDS encoding aspartate 1-decarboxylase: MLVEQLKSKIHRAMITRGDVQYEGSIEIPADLMAAVDLWPGEKVLVASVTSGNRLETYALQGPAGTGNIIMNGGAAHLIKTGERVVIMSFALSDKPIVPKKIVCNEHNEIIS; this comes from the coding sequence ATGTTGGTTGAGCAGTTAAAATCAAAAATCCATCGTGCCATGATTACCCGCGGCGATGTTCAGTATGAAGGCAGCATCGAGATTCCTGCCGATCTGATGGCGGCGGTGGATTTGTGGCCCGGGGAGAAAGTGCTCGTGGCCTCCGTCACGTCCGGCAATCGTTTGGAAACATATGCCTTGCAGGGCCCGGCGGGAACGGGGAATATTATCATGAACGGAGGCGCCGCCCACCTGATCAAGACGGGGGAACGCGTGGTGATTATGAGCTTTGCCCTGTCCGACAAGCCCATTGTCCCTAAGAAAATCGTCTGCAACGAGCATAACGAAATCATTTCCTAG
- the ribF gene encoding riboflavin biosynthesis protein RibF: protein MFVYQEFKQLKDVSSPVHWAMGMFDGLHVGHAAVIGAAVEGARRNGGIPAVLTFRRHPLAHVRPEEAPAAIMAADREKFALLEEMGVEMVLSLEFSAALASMSPEEFIGELCSSCRVAEVVVGEDWHFGRDRAGDVGTLRSLGEHYGFKVTAIPAILRDGERVSSTRIREAVRLGDFPLAMRLLGRPFRWQGTVIHGRQLGRLLDYPTANMRPGTELLPPQGVYAVRACVNGMGYGGVANLGIRPTVEGEAGELLLETHLFGQPGNIYGAQMEVTPVRFLRPEAKFPSLDALKSQLALDARQAAEVLERAE, encoded by the coding sequence ATGTTTGTTTACCAGGAGTTCAAGCAATTGAAGGACGTGTCCTCCCCCGTGCACTGGGCCATGGGGATGTTTGACGGGCTGCATGTCGGCCATGCGGCGGTGATTGGCGCCGCGGTGGAAGGCGCCCGCAGGAACGGCGGAATTCCCGCTGTGCTGACGTTTCGCCGTCATCCGCTGGCACACGTCCGGCCGGAGGAGGCGCCGGCAGCCATTATGGCCGCGGACCGTGAAAAGTTCGCCCTGTTGGAAGAAATGGGCGTGGAGATGGTGTTGAGCCTGGAGTTTTCCGCGGCGCTGGCGTCCATGAGCCCGGAAGAGTTCATCGGGGAATTGTGTTCGTCCTGCCGGGTGGCCGAGGTTGTCGTGGGCGAGGACTGGCATTTTGGACGCGACCGTGCGGGCGATGTGGGAACTTTGCGCAGCCTGGGAGAACATTACGGGTTCAAGGTGACGGCCATTCCCGCCATTTTGCGCGATGGGGAGCGGGTCAGCAGTACCCGCATCCGGGAGGCCGTGCGGCTCGGAGACTTTCCTCTGGCAATGCGGCTGCTGGGGCGTCCCTTCCGCTGGCAGGGAACGGTGATTCATGGCCGCCAGCTGGGGCGTTTGCTGGATTACCCCACGGCCAACATGAGGCCCGGTACCGAGTTGCTGCCCCCCCAGGGAGTTTACGCCGTCCGCGCCTGCGTGAACGGGATGGGTTACGGCGGCGTGGCCAATCTGGGAATACGCCCCACCGTGGAAGGAGAAGCGGGTGAGCTTCTGCTGGAAACCCATCTGTTCGGCCAGCCGGGGAATATTTACGGAGCGCAGATGGAGGTGACGCCCGTACGGTTTCTGAGGCCGGAAGCCAAATTCCCTTCTCTGGACGCCCTGAAAAGCCAGCTTGCGCTGGATGCCCGGCAGGCCGCGGAAGTGCTGGAACGGGCAGAGTAA
- the truB gene encoding tRNA pseudouridine(55) synthase TruB, which produces MNNSDSIQTPSGVLLIDKAQDMTSHDVVAIARRSLGIKKIGHCGTLDPMATGLLMLVVGKATKLQDKLMCEHKEYAGTLTLGVETSSQDAMGEVVAEYSVEGVTDEAVRDAFDRFDGQFEQIPPMVSAIKKDGVPLYKLARKGQEVVREPRPVEVFGHRITRMAIPEVDFTVQCSKGFYVRSYAYDIGKALGCGAHLSALRRTQSGRFTLDRAITVETLKTAPREELFRTMLSLAELAAILIAK; this is translated from the coding sequence ATGAATAATTCCGATTCCATACAAACTCCGTCAGGCGTACTGTTGATCGACAAGGCGCAGGACATGACTTCCCACGATGTTGTGGCGATTGCGCGCCGGTCCCTGGGGATCAAGAAGATCGGCCACTGCGGTACGCTGGACCCCATGGCTACGGGGCTGCTGATGCTGGTGGTGGGAAAGGCCACCAAGCTTCAGGACAAGCTGATGTGCGAACACAAGGAATACGCCGGCACGCTGACGCTGGGCGTGGAGACTTCCTCCCAGGATGCCATGGGGGAAGTGGTGGCGGAGTATTCCGTGGAAGGTGTTACCGATGAGGCGGTGAGGGATGCCTTTGACCGGTTTGACGGGCAGTTTGAGCAGATTCCTCCCATGGTGTCCGCCATCAAGAAGGACGGCGTGCCGCTGTACAAGCTGGCGCGCAAAGGGCAGGAAGTTGTCCGTGAACCGCGGCCCGTGGAGGTTTTCGGCCACCGGATTACCCGCATGGCCATTCCGGAAGTGGATTTCACCGTTCAGTGCTCCAAGGGTTTTTACGTGCGTTCCTATGCCTATGATATAGGAAAGGCGCTGGGCTGCGGAGCCCATTTGAGCGCCTTGCGGCGCACGCAGTCCGGCCGCTTTACGCTGGACCGGGCCATTACGGTGGAAACCCTGAAAACCGCGCCCAGGGAGGAGTTGTTCCGGACAATGCTTTCCCTGGCGGAACTGGCGGCCATCCTGATTGCCAAGTAA
- a CDS encoding DHH family phosphoesterase, protein MEDWKHCPEFAPLADLIRNYDSFAVVAHIHPDGDAIGSTLALGDALKNMGKHVVMMNEDGVPASLAFLPGVEDIISTPDEPVDVEVAISVDNGALKRLGERSLRALAGAKVWANIDHHQTNERFGDVQCVLPDECATGAVLYYFFKYLGIPFTPVMRDALYVAVSTDTGSFQYQMTTAAVMELAADLIRMGVNVQDINRQLYQEKPWVKMQLFREVLNGMQLTPDGRICTFCLTNEAKARIGCRPEDTEGLIDLLRSVQGVWLAAYLEESEDDPRIRISLRSKVTEISVAELASRFGGGGHAMAAGVRIRGPVEEVRLVILEAMQAEVERVLQQQIS, encoded by the coding sequence ATGGAAGATTGGAAACATTGTCCCGAATTTGCGCCTTTGGCGGACTTGATCCGCAATTATGACAGCTTTGCGGTAGTGGCGCATATCCATCCGGACGGGGACGCCATCGGCTCCACGCTGGCTCTGGGGGATGCCCTGAAGAACATGGGCAAGCACGTGGTCATGATGAATGAGGACGGCGTTCCTGCCAGCCTGGCCTTTCTTCCCGGCGTGGAGGACATTATTTCCACGCCTGACGAACCGGTGGATGTGGAAGTGGCCATTTCCGTGGATAACGGCGCCTTGAAACGCCTGGGGGAACGGAGCCTGCGTGCCCTGGCCGGAGCCAAGGTGTGGGCGAACATCGACCACCACCAGACCAATGAGAGGTTTGGGGACGTGCAGTGCGTTCTGCCGGATGAATGCGCCACGGGGGCGGTGCTTTATTATTTTTTCAAGTATCTGGGCATTCCCTTTACTCCGGTGATGCGCGATGCCCTTTATGTGGCCGTCAGCACGGACACGGGGTCTTTCCAGTACCAGATGACGACGGCCGCCGTGATGGAATTGGCGGCGGACCTGATCCGGATGGGAGTCAATGTGCAGGATATCAACCGCCAGCTCTATCAGGAGAAACCGTGGGTGAAGATGCAGTTGTTCCGTGAAGTGCTCAATGGCATGCAGTTGACGCCGGACGGCAGGATTTGCACTTTTTGCCTGACGAATGAGGCCAAGGCCCGGATAGGCTGCCGCCCGGAAGATACGGAAGGATTGATTGATTTGCTGCGTTCCGTTCAGGGCGTCTGGCTGGCCGCTTATTTGGAGGAGTCCGAGGACGATCCGCGCATCCGCATTTCCCTGAGGTCCAAGGTAACGGAAATTTCCGTGGCCGAGTTGGCTTCCCGCTTTGGAGGCGGCGGCCATGCGATGGCTGCCGGAGTGCGCATCAGGGGACCGGTTGAGGAAGTGCGCCTCGTTATTCTGGAGGCCATGCAGGCGGAAGTGGAACGCGTGCTCCAACAGCAGATTTCATGA
- a CDS encoding metallophosphoesterase — MPFSVRILRFFGILLLGVCALGVAAISWAYLIEPNLLFVRQVDYRIPQWNGRGSPLKVVVAGDLHLMPTAFDEVRVLRYVQRIMQLKPDLILLVGDYARGSSKNASMNPQKAAQLLQGLEAPCGVFAIQGNHDFTFGWNNWKKELTHAGIRILADKSVLITLNDGRRLQLSGLLDSFRHSKKQFPERQSPNIPHIVLCHRPEIDHILSEGDADFIISGHTHGGQIRLPFNLLWFEASPEHTQPYTYPWHISAGNKYLITKGLGTSTLPLRFNCPPEIYLLTLH; from the coding sequence ATGCCTTTCTCCGTTAGAATCCTCCGGTTTTTCGGCATCCTGCTGCTGGGTGTTTGCGCGCTGGGGGTAGCCGCCATAAGCTGGGCTTATCTGATTGAGCCCAACCTGCTGTTCGTCCGGCAGGTGGACTACCGCATTCCCCAGTGGAATGGGCGGGGCAGCCCCCTGAAAGTCGTTGTCGCCGGAGACCTCCATCTCATGCCCACCGCATTTGACGAAGTGAGAGTCCTACGCTACGTTCAGAGGATCATGCAGCTCAAGCCGGACCTGATCCTTCTGGTGGGGGATTATGCCCGCGGCTCCAGTAAAAACGCCAGCATGAACCCGCAAAAGGCGGCACAGCTCCTCCAAGGGCTGGAAGCACCCTGCGGGGTATTCGCGATTCAGGGCAACCATGATTTCACATTCGGCTGGAACAACTGGAAGAAGGAACTGACCCATGCGGGCATCAGGATTCTTGCCGACAAAAGCGTTCTCATCACGCTTAACGACGGGCGCAGGCTCCAGCTTTCCGGGCTTCTGGATTCCTTCCGCCACTCAAAAAAACAATTCCCGGAACGGCAGTCCCCAAACATCCCTCACATCGTATTGTGCCACCGTCCGGAAATCGACCACATTCTTTCAGAAGGGGACGCGGACTTCATCATCAGCGGCCATACGCACGGCGGCCAAATCCGCCTCCCCTTCAATCTGCTATGGTTTGAAGCCAGCCCGGAGCATACCCAGCCCTATACCTACCCCTGGCATATTTCCGCCGGAAACAAATATCTGATTACCAAAGGCCTGGGCACCAGCACGCTCCCCCTGCGCTTCAACTGCCCGCCGGAAATCTACCTGCTAACCTTGCACTGA
- a CDS encoding SIR2 family protein, translated as MRSLSAMMREKLKKQLEQFTPQNHPESILHALADLRADDYLTTNYDTFLRRILELRGYEQKSSQHSETKYSIRRHACMENKEHSHSCRIWNIHGTYNDKPDSFTIQYGYEHYCGCIGKIDNYLKGTYTYQLHKKEVSVPRMYKKLQDYKLRKGESWIDAFFFSNIHILGLNLSPEEIDLLYILNLRSRWLRDPKIKNRIRNRIVFYGQPTNAVKALLEQFSVEVRSSSPEPPCENAKNEAYEDYYKRVLKDIKSEMGQSGN; from the coding sequence ATGCGCAGCCTCTCTGCCATGATGCGTGAAAAGCTCAAAAAACAGTTGGAACAGTTCACCCCGCAGAACCATCCGGAATCCATTCTGCACGCCCTCGCGGACCTCCGGGCGGATGATTACCTGACCACCAACTATGATACCTTCCTGCGCCGGATTCTGGAATTGCGGGGTTATGAACAAAAATCCAGCCAGCATTCGGAAACCAAATACAGCATCCGGCGCCATGCCTGCATGGAAAACAAGGAACATTCACATTCATGCCGCATCTGGAACATCCACGGCACCTACAACGACAAGCCGGATTCCTTCACTATCCAATATGGATACGAGCATTATTGCGGATGCATCGGCAAGATCGACAATTATTTAAAAGGCACATACACCTATCAGTTGCACAAAAAGGAAGTCTCCGTTCCGCGTATGTATAAAAAATTACAGGATTACAAGCTTCGGAAAGGAGAATCATGGATTGATGCCTTCTTTTTCTCCAATATTCATATCCTGGGCCTGAACCTTTCTCCGGAAGAAATAGACCTATTGTATATCTTGAATCTCAGGTCACGATGGCTGCGTGACCCAAAAATCAAAAACCGCATTCGGAATCGCATCGTCTTTTACGGACAGCCGACCAATGCTGTAAAAGCCCTGCTGGAACAATTCAGCGTGGAAGTCCGTTCCTCTTCTCCCGAACCACCTTGCGAAAACGCGAAGAATGAGGCATATGAAGATTATTACAAACGTGTTCTAAAAGACATCAAATCCGAAATGGGGCAATCTGGGAATTGA
- a CDS encoding glycosyltransferase family 8 protein: protein MKKNEFAVVLASDNRGILPLSVTVFSLLNTAGPDTFYKVYVLSDDIDAGNRRKLEELAAPFDCRLEFIEISNILEEHDFPHTEQWPVPAWGRVFIPELLKEEKGNILYLDIDVLVCRDLTELFRTDLTGKAVGVVFENFSKPGSHFNERLDMPLNCTGYFNSGVLLMNVDVFREKGLVRAVLDYAVSHRDRLTCPDQDALNGALCELTVPLHPRWNWHDGLTRRILKNNPGEKFWRGVTPRQAVEAALEPGILHYQGVHKPWRYNWRYEGKRYERAMRDAGLLRGPLPGRTPLAVLKKYLYKPVYRMTGNKILRLRERFDEEDRG from the coding sequence ATGAAAAAGAATGAATTCGCCGTCGTCCTCGCCAGTGACAACCGGGGAATACTGCCCTTGAGCGTCACGGTTTTTTCTTTGCTGAACACGGCGGGGCCGGACACTTTTTACAAGGTTTACGTGCTTTCCGACGACATTGATGCCGGCAACCGCCGCAAGCTGGAAGAGCTGGCGGCTCCGTTCGATTGCCGGCTGGAGTTTATTGAGATTTCTAATATCCTGGAGGAGCACGATTTCCCCCATACCGAACAGTGGCCCGTACCCGCCTGGGGGCGCGTGTTTATTCCGGAGCTGCTGAAGGAGGAAAAGGGCAATATTCTTTATCTGGATATTGATGTGCTGGTTTGCCGGGATTTGACGGAGCTTTTCCGCACGGACCTGACCGGAAAGGCGGTGGGAGTGGTGTTTGAGAATTTTTCAAAGCCCGGTTCCCATTTTAACGAACGGCTGGACATGCCGCTGAACTGCACGGGGTATTTCAACTCCGGAGTGCTGCTGATGAATGTGGACGTTTTCCGGGAGAAGGGGCTGGTGCGCGCCGTGCTGGATTATGCCGTCAGCCACAGGGACAGGCTTACCTGCCCGGACCAGGACGCTCTGAACGGCGCCTTGTGCGAATTGACGGTTCCTCTGCATCCCCGCTGGAATTGGCATGACGGGCTGACGCGGCGCATTTTGAAAAATAATCCCGGAGAGAAGTTCTGGCGCGGCGTGACGCCCCGGCAGGCGGTGGAAGCGGCCCTGGAGCCCGGAATTCTCCATTATCAGGGTGTTCACAAGCCTTGGAGGTATAATTGGCGCTATGAAGGGAAGCGTTACGAACGGGCCATGCGAGACGCCGGACTTCTGCGCGGTCCTCTTCCCGGCAGGACTCCGCTGGCCGTGCTGAAAAAGTACCTTTACAAGCCGGTTTATAGAATGACCGGAAATAAAATTCTGAGGCTGCGGGAACGATTTGATGAAGAAGACAGGGGATAA
- a CDS encoding glycosyltransferase family 2 protein: protein MTHPVKISVIVPVYNVASYVSACLQSLCSQSFTDLEIICVDDASTDASLSILEEWKERDPRVKVVSAPSNGGLSRTRNLAMKHAEGEFLLLVDSDDWMEPDALREMYETACACSADRVVCGYRYFYEDEPEKKDFYLPKDVAEPDASWIPCTPSTIGKVHHGANGMMVRRSVVEQYGTQFPEGFLCEDIYFHYLTFPFCKRACVVRKPLYVYRKRSGSITDEFASGCSVKSLDYVKVALLVLKEWKEKGLLEEYRTAFLRLLVMCVRNVRKYAPHSEQEDVTRTVCRVLREEGLYRPEEDDSCLTATEAKLLKSWLAGKSGLGFSYYWKKMRKRVPQLFRH from the coding sequence ATGACGCATCCTGTTAAAATTTCCGTTATCGTGCCCGTTTACAATGTGGCTTCCTATGTGTCTGCGTGTTTGCAGAGTCTTTGCAGCCAGTCTTTCACGGATTTGGAAATTATCTGTGTGGATGACGCTTCCACGGACGCGTCCCTGTCCATTCTTGAGGAATGGAAGGAACGGGACCCTCGCGTCAAGGTAGTCAGCGCTCCTTCTAACGGAGGGCTTTCCCGTACGCGCAACTTGGCGATGAAGCATGCGGAGGGTGAGTTCCTTCTCCTGGTGGATTCCGACGACTGGATGGAACCGGACGCTTTAAGAGAGATGTACGAAACGGCGTGCGCCTGTTCTGCGGACCGGGTGGTGTGCGGTTACCGCTATTTTTATGAGGATGAGCCGGAGAAGAAAGATTTCTATTTGCCAAAAGACGTAGCGGAACCGGACGCGAGCTGGATCCCCTGTACTCCGTCCACCATTGGAAAGGTTCACCATGGCGCCAATGGCATGATGGTGCGGCGTTCCGTTGTGGAACAATACGGAACACAGTTTCCGGAAGGATTTTTATGTGAGGATATTTATTTTCATTACCTCACGTTTCCATTCTGCAAACGTGCCTGTGTCGTGCGCAAGCCGTTGTACGTCTATCGCAAGCGGAGTGGTTCCATTACGGACGAATTTGCTTCTGGTTGTTCCGTGAAGTCCTTGGATTATGTGAAAGTGGCGTTATTAGTTTTAAAGGAATGGAAAGAGAAAGGTTTGCTGGAGGAGTACCGGACGGCTTTTCTAAGGTTGTTGGTGATGTGCGTGCGCAATGTACGCAAGTATGCGCCTCATTCCGAGCAGGAAGATGTTACCCGGACAGTGTGCCGCGTACTCCGTGAAGAAGGCCTGTACCGTCCGGAAGAAGATGACAGCTGCCTGACCGCCACGGAAGCCAAATTGCTGAAATCCTGGCTGGCCGGGAAGTCCGGCCTGGGCTTTTCCTATTATTGGAAGAAGATGCGCAAGAGAGTGCCTCAACTGTTCCGCCATTGA
- a CDS encoding glycosyltransferase family 9 protein → MPAQRILIIKHGALGDVVLAMGTMKRLRELHPEARITLMTMGMFVPMAKQLGVFDDFIVDDRVPYWKLGATWAAIRSIVKGNFDVVYDLQESSRTRKRYYPAIRFLLNRDMDWVACNSGERRRLLKNGGFRLGKVEREPYRLERVLTDLSFMHGEGRHFDELPERYVLMIPGCSPSHPYKRWPVENFCSLARRLAERGIASVVIGTRAEAEEVEAIASSSPLAVSFLGKSSLMDIPQMALRSLACVGNDTGPTHMCAYSGVPVTAIFCHRTRKSAITACRITNLISPGSIEEITVDQVWSTLVPYLSLNLSGKNGHDASC, encoded by the coding sequence ATGCCTGCGCAACGCATTTTGATCATCAAGCACGGGGCCCTGGGCGACGTGGTGCTGGCCATGGGGACGATGAAACGTCTCCGGGAGCTTCATCCGGAGGCCCGCATCACCCTGATGACGATGGGAATGTTCGTCCCGATGGCGAAGCAGCTGGGCGTGTTTGACGATTTCATCGTGGATGACCGGGTTCCGTACTGGAAGCTGGGTGCCACCTGGGCGGCCATCCGTTCCATCGTTAAGGGAAATTTTGACGTGGTATATGACCTCCAGGAATCCTCCCGAACCAGGAAACGCTATTATCCGGCCATCCGCTTTCTGCTCAACCGCGATATGGATTGGGTGGCCTGCAATTCCGGAGAACGCCGCAGATTGTTGAAAAACGGAGGGTTTCGTCTGGGGAAGGTGGAAAGGGAGCCATATCGGCTGGAGCGCGTCCTGACGGATTTATCCTTCATGCACGGGGAGGGCCGGCATTTTGACGAACTTCCGGAACGGTATGTGCTGATGATTCCGGGGTGTTCCCCCTCACATCCCTACAAACGCTGGCCCGTGGAGAATTTCTGCTCCCTGGCGCGGCGTCTGGCGGAGCGGGGCATAGCGTCCGTAGTGATTGGCACCAGGGCGGAAGCCGAGGAAGTGGAGGCCATCGCCTCCAGTTCTCCACTGGCTGTCAGTTTTCTGGGCAAGTCCTCTCTGATGGATATTCCTCAGATGGCGTTGCGCTCCCTGGCCTGTGTGGGCAATGATACGGGCCCTACGCATATGTGCGCCTATTCCGGAGTACCCGTAACGGCCATTTTCTGCCACCGGACGCGCAAGTCCGCCATCACGGCCTGCCGTATCACGAACCTGATTTCCCCGGGAAGCATTGAGGAAATCACGGTGGACCAAGTGTGGTCCACGCTGGTACCCTATTTGTCCCTGAATCTTTCCGGAAAGAATGGCCATGACGCATCCTGTTAA
- the rfaD gene encoding ADP-glyceromanno-heptose 6-epimerase has translation MIIVTGGAGFIGSNIVAALEKAGKKDIVVVDTLGSSDKWKNIAKRELCAVVPPEDMFDYMETHAEEIEAVIHMGAISATTETDADLIIRTNFTLSWYLWEFCTLYGKQFIYASSAATYGDGSMGFDDNPSLEHVNALRPLNAYGWSKALFDRKVAREVREGRTVPLQYAGLKFFNVYGPNEYHKGGQKSVVAHIFPQVKVNETVKLFKSYHPDYRDGWQLRDFVWVGDCVDVVLWLLDHPEVSGLFNVGSGEARSFYDLAKAVFNALGLQEKIGYREMPEELKGKYQYYTQADLSRLRTAGYSAPMTSLEDGVRQYVQKYLDREDSYV, from the coding sequence ATGATTATTGTCACAGGCGGAGCCGGATTCATCGGTTCAAATATTGTCGCAGCCCTGGAGAAGGCCGGCAAAAAAGATATTGTCGTGGTGGATACGCTGGGCTCCTCCGACAAATGGAAGAACATAGCCAAACGGGAGTTGTGCGCGGTGGTGCCCCCGGAAGACATGTTCGATTACATGGAAACGCACGCGGAAGAAATTGAGGCCGTCATTCACATGGGCGCGATTTCCGCGACGACGGAAACGGATGCGGATCTGATTATCCGGACGAATTTTACATTGAGCTGGTACTTGTGGGAATTCTGCACCCTGTACGGGAAGCAGTTCATTTACGCCTCCTCCGCGGCCACTTACGGGGACGGCTCCATGGGGTTTGACGACAATCCGTCCTTGGAGCATGTCAATGCGCTGCGGCCGTTGAACGCCTACGGATGGAGCAAGGCCCTGTTTGACCGGAAGGTGGCCAGGGAAGTGCGGGAAGGGCGCACGGTCCCTCTCCAGTATGCCGGCCTCAAGTTTTTCAACGTGTACGGTCCCAATGAGTACCACAAGGGCGGCCAGAAGAGTGTGGTGGCCCACATTTTCCCCCAAGTAAAAGTAAATGAGACGGTCAAGCTGTTCAAGTCCTATCATCCCGACTACAGGGACGGCTGGCAGCTCCGGGACTTCGTGTGGGTGGGGGACTGCGTGGATGTGGTTCTCTGGCTGCTGGACCATCCGGAAGTGAGCGGCCTGTTCAATGTGGGCTCCGGGGAGGCACGTTCGTTTTACGATCTGGCCAAGGCGGTGTTCAATGCCCTGGGCCTTCAGGAAAAAATCGGCTACCGGGAAATGCCTGAGGAACTCAAGGGCAAATACCAGTATTACACGCAGGCTGACCTTTCCCGGCTGCGCACCGCCGGATATTCGGCTCCCATGACTTCTCTGGAAGACGGCGTGCGGCAGTACGTGCAGAAGTATCTGGACCGGGAGGACAGCTACGTTTAA
- a CDS encoding glycosyltransferase: protein MPPDVSIIVPCYNVAAYIDVCLESLTRQTLRSIEIICINDGSTDNTWNCLLRWQAKDDRIILLNQSNAGVSTARNAGLDAARGLYVGFADPDDYADPEMYGRLLSGALEHDADVVECGNHVFSDTTAELIVSRRRSPAWNFESDASPANFFRDSVWGKMDICVWSKLFRRSMLETHSLRFHADLKCGGEDETFRLTVLPHASRLLFIPDCLYYYRLMRRDSLSRHCDDIPHSQCVQEFRRLLYIVDYWKARGWLNAGLFAYGVRKLKPFFISKHPLFNRMTPPQKRIILAWWHEFYRQAGGDLFFSTLSGRDRQLADLLNSVPPPSNGFSRILLLAGSCLPGQKGRYYSCKRVLSTYLSDTRSFSGLPTASPQRPD, encoded by the coding sequence ATGCCTCCTGACGTCTCCATTATCGTTCCCTGCTATAATGTAGCCGCTTACATAGATGTCTGCCTGGAAAGCCTGACCCGGCAAACTCTTCGCAGCATAGAAATTATCTGCATTAATGACGGTTCCACGGACAACACATGGAACTGCCTGCTCCGGTGGCAGGCGAAGGATGACAGAATCATCCTTCTGAACCAATCCAATGCAGGCGTTTCCACCGCACGGAATGCGGGGCTGGATGCGGCGCGGGGACTGTACGTAGGTTTTGCGGACCCGGACGACTATGCGGACCCTGAAATGTATGGGCGCCTTCTTTCCGGAGCGCTGGAACATGATGCCGACGTGGTGGAATGCGGAAATCATGTTTTTTCCGATACCACGGCTGAGCTGATCGTCTCCAGAAGAAGATCGCCCGCATGGAACTTTGAATCGGATGCGTCTCCCGCCAACTTCTTCCGGGATTCCGTCTGGGGAAAGATGGATATCTGCGTATGGAGCAAGTTGTTCCGGAGAAGCATGCTGGAAACGCACAGCCTCCGGTTCCACGCCGATCTGAAATGTGGAGGAGAAGATGAAACATTCCGCCTGACAGTCCTTCCCCATGCTTCACGCCTTCTGTTCATTCCGGACTGCCTGTATTATTACCGCCTGATGCGCCGGGACTCCCTTTCCAGACACTGCGACGACATTCCCCACTCCCAATGCGTCCAGGAATTCCGAAGGCTGCTGTACATCGTGGACTATTGGAAGGCACGCGGCTGGTTAAACGCCGGCCTGTTTGCCTACGGCGTGCGGAAACTCAAGCCCTTTTTCATCTCCAAGCATCCGCTCTTCAACCGCATGACTCCTCCGCAGAAGCGGATCATTCTGGCATGGTGGCATGAATTCTACCGGCAGGCCGGAGGCGATCTCTTTTTCTCCACCCTTTCCGGACGAGACAGGCAACTGGCCGATCTGCTCAATTCAGTACCTCCTCCTTCCAACGGCTTCAGCCGCATTTTGCTGCTGGCCGGGTCCTGCCTGCCGGGACAGAAGGGCAGGTATTATTCCTGCAAACGGGTCCTTTCCACCTACCTCTCTGATACCCGCTCCTTCTCCGGACTCCCGACAGCCTCTCCGCAAAGGCCTGATTGA